The Medicago truncatula cultivar Jemalong A17 chromosome 7, MtrunA17r5.0-ANR, whole genome shotgun sequence genome includes the window ATTTGTATATAAGCCAAGCCTCAGtgattgaaaacaaaaactcaGAATCATGATATAACTATTCAGATTCTCTCTAAAGTCTAAACTTTCTCTCTTTACTTCTCTTCAACGATAAGAACCTTAGGCCACGAACAAGGTGATAAAATAAGTTGATACAGGAGATTGAAATCAGTAACCTACATGAGAAATACTTGCACCATTATAACACAAAGACGAGGAAAGTATACTAAAACCCTTTTAGAAATCACATTCAGAGTGATGATCTAAGTTAAAAGTAGAAAAGGTTGCCTACAGGCTACACAACACTTTCATGAACCAAAAACTACATTGGCATATGCCCAACTCCAATCAATTTAAGCATGATGTGTTGAGGATATCCTTTCTGAAACTCCTCTGCCACACTCTGAGAAGTACTTGGAAGTGCTATGATTCATAAAGCATAAAGACAACCAGTGTGAATTTGTTAACATGGCATCAACTAAAACCaataaaatgttaacaaatcCACCAGTTGAGGTTGTGGGAGGTTGTCTTCTGTTAGTACTTTTCCGTGTTGATTTCTTATGTAACcttaattatgttttaaactGGATCATGATTCAAATAATTGAGAATAAAGTTCAGTTGAAGATCTTGAGCATAATTGTATTCACACATGAAATTATTATGCGCGTTTCAAAGATACTTGCAATTCATTCATCTTGAAATACAAGTCCACAGAATTAATTAGCTGTAAGATTAACCTAATCAAAATAACACGATCAACGGTGTTCCTTtcatattgtaattttttaatagcTTATCCTTTCTCGCGGATCGATGACTAATCTCCCATTTTTTAACGGATTGTATAATGGAAATTTCTTATCCGCATAGACTTTTAatagtgtctttttttttttttaaatagacaaaataataatttctattaaaaatTCACACATTCAAGCCAAATAATTTGGACATTTTTGTTGCCTAAGAGTTGTGCTCatgaaatatgttttatttaagGTAAATGTGGTTTTTTATATAGATCAATGGTTGAAgatcacatattttaaatgtgaaaAGGTAGAGAATTTGGGATTTGAACCCTAACCCCATTATAATATTGTCTTTGCAACTTACACACTAAATCCAGTtgtaaatatttatcttttgtttaattaactcaaatataaaaatacttattttttgtttgtggatcctgttttattttagtatgcaaaatattgtttttgtgtgaATCGGGTATTTTTGTCACGCAATTATAAAGACTAATATCTCATACTGAATAGGACCACCATGAATGACAAATCTTTTGTACAAGAGATTAACATGCAGAGGTGGATCTCTTCGGAGACCGGCAGGTGCCACTGCACCCCCACCCCATCCCCtatataaatttcatattatgcatgattgttttacTAATTAATGCATTGTCGTTGCAGCGGTTATGCGGTCCCTCAGTGTATTAAAAGTCACGCGTTCGATAAATATTTGACacctcagaaaaaaaaaaaaaaactcaagatccGCCAATATTAACATATGAATTTAAGACCATTAAATAAGCTAGAAGATACatgttttttctctcattcaagtaatcttaaataatatgtaaaatatttgtTGATGTACGAACTCATATTTGTAATATGTAAATTGTAAAGCACTCTAATGCGGGCTATATAAGAActataataatatttcttttgagAGATAAGAACTATAATAATAAACATTCTTTAAAATAAaggaatatttatatatattggaCAATAATAAATCTTACGATcttacttttaatttaatattttatatcattgttttatatttaattctgCACACAATGAAAACACAATTTAAGACAATTTTACAAGTGTCAATCAACAAATGCATGATGGTCACCATGTGATGAAAGCATTTTGTAATCAAGCATGTCGCACGAGAAGGTAAAATATAATCATCAAGAATCAAGATATTCATATATATTGTGCTCAATTATTCAAACGTTCGAGCATTTTATGTAAACAAACTTCAAAGGACACTTAAAGCTTGACAATTGAAACCCCAATTATCAAAGTTCCCTTCCTGTTACTGTTAGCATTTTCTTCCGTAAGTCTCTGATCATATTTTTACCCATTAAGCACGAGAGAgctctgaaaaaaaaaaactttaagtTAGTTAGATCTCGTGAGCTCACCAGACCCAGAGAAAGTGTCGAGGTTCAAAGAACACTTCAAAAGACTCATCAATATTACTTGGTTTGTTGttcaatatttattaaatgGAGATTTTACAGGATGACACGATGAGAGAGCTCTACAATGCATCATTAAATAGAAGTGTAAGTTCCTTAAGAACATTGATCCAAAGAAACCCTCTCATTTTGAGCAAAGTTTCATTGTATCCCTTCTCTATAACACCATTGCACATAGCCTCTTTGCTTGGAAACTTCGAGTTTTGTCAGATTCTTCTTGATATAGATCCCAATTTAGCATCTGAAGTGAACTTAGAAGGACGTTGCCCTCTTCATTTGGTTTCTGCAAAAAGGTACACTAAGATTGTCAGAGCAATATTGTTGACAAATTCAAAAACTTGCTTCATAAGGGACAAAGATGACAAGATTCCAATCCACTTTGCTGCAATGAGAGGACGTGTGGAAGCCATTAAGGAATTGAATAGTGTCATGCCAGAAACAGAAATCATCAAGGTGATGTTTGAGACTGATGATCATGGTTCCATTCTACACTTGTGTGTTCGCTATAACCATCTGGAGGCTTTGAAAATCCTAGTAAAGTTAGTGAGAGGAAACCATAGATTACGATTCTTATCAGTCAAAGACAAAGAAGGTAACAATGTTCTGCATTTAGTTGTCAGACGCGCACAAACAAAAGGTACTACTTgccatttttctaaaataactTGAATGTTTCCTCAACCACAGTTTATGGTTTTCTTAAATATCGCTCTAAAGAACAATCTCCAAATTATTTAACACCATTGGACAGCTATAAATAATTTGAACAACATGGGTTTAACACCATTGGACATGCTGGATCACAGTTCAAGAGATTTTATTAGTCTTACGATCGAACATATGTTAGCTAAAGAAGGAGCTCAAAGGGCTACAAATATTGTCACAACAAATACCAGCTTCCTCGTCAACTCAAGTTAACATACACCAAATGACAATGTCACAAAATATATCTTCTGCACAACAAGATCATATGCTCTCGCCACACAATGATTCTCCACAACCACAGCTGCTACCAACACAAACATCACCAGATGGAACATGTTTGAGAACTTCTGCACAACATACCCAAGGTAATTGGATTGATAAAAAGACAAAAGAACAATCCATGGTAGCAGCAACTGTAATCGCAACAATGACATTTCAATCAGTAATAAGTCCACCAGGCGGTGTTTGGCAAGAAGATACAAAACACAGTGTTAGCTTTTGTAATGGCAGCAGAAGCAATAAGCtcaaaaacagaaaacagaaattagagaagaaaagaaatggaAGAGAAAGGGACAATAACAATGTTTACTATGctgcaaattttttatatatcatcCATACATCCTTCTTACATACTTATAGCCAAATACTTAGTAATAACTCAGCCTATGTTTAGCTGATGTCATATGACATAAACCTACTTAACTTGCAGATAACCTTACTTGTGCAGCATAGTTTTACTAAcaaaacaagttaaaataattacacacatAAGCAATAAAGTAACATAAACAATAAAGTATAAAGAAAAGTTTTATAGGTCAATTAGTCAACACTCCTCCTTAAAACTTTTCTGGAATACTCCCAGCTTGCTTCTTAGCTCCATGAACTTGGCACTAGGAAGTGCTTTTGTTAAAATGTCTGCCAATTGTTCTTCAGAACTGCAGTGCTGCAGTTTTACATCTCCATTTTGTTCAGCTTCTCTTATAGCATGAAATTTTACATTGATATGCTTTGTTCTTCCATGTTGAATTGGATTTTTGGCAATTGCTATAGCTGATTTGTTGTCACACCATAGCACAATTGGTTCCTCTTGTACATGATTCAGATCGCTCAATACCTTTTTGATCCAAATAGCTTGATTTGATGCAGCTGCAGCAGCAATATACTCAGCTTCAGCTGAGGATTGAGCAACCACATCTTGTTTTTTGGAATTCCATGAAAATACACCACTACCAAGTGAAAAAACATAACCACTTGTGCTTTTAGAATCATCAACAGATCCAGCCCAATCACTATCAACAAAGCCTTCAATCTTACCATCACCTTTGTTGTACCAAATACCAAAATCAGTAGTACCTCTTATGTACCTCAACACTCTTTTGCCCACACCTAAGTGTGTTACACTTGGTGAATGCATGAACCTAGAAAGCAAACTAGCAGAGAACATCAAATCTGGTCTAGTTGCAGTCAAGTAAAGAAGACAACCTATCAAACTCCTATATTGAGTAACATCTGCCTTAGCATCTCCATCAGATTTTGAGAGTTTTTCATTTACAGCAAGAGGTGTTGAAACAGATTTACAACTCtccaatttgaattttttaagcaCATCATTAGCATATTTCTTTTGTGAAAGAAATATTCCATCATCAAGCTGATGCAATTCCATTCCCAAAAAATACTTCATCAATCCCAGGTCCGTCATTTCAAAGACCTGCAACATGCTCTTCTTAAACTTGTTAATCTCATCGATGTCATTACCGGTAATCAACAAGTCATCAACATAAAGAGAAACTATAATCCTCTTCCCATTGCCACATTCTTTAACATAAAGTGTAGGCTCATTTTGACTCCTCCTGAAATCATTTTGCAGAAAATGTGAGTCAATTCTGCTGTACCAGGCTCTAGGCGCCTGTTTTAGCCCATACAAGGCTTTGTGAAGCCTATAAACACTGTCTTCATGACCTGCAACAATAAAACCAGCAGGTTGTTCAACATAAATTTCCTCCTCCAGGATTCCATTTAAGAATGCCGATTTGACATCCAAATGAAAGATCTTCCATCCACATTGTGCTGATAGAGCAACAATCAACCGAATTGTTTCATGCCTAGCAACCGGTGCAAATGTATCACCATAATCAATTCCAGCCATTTGAGAATATCCTTTCACAACAAGCCTTGCTTTGTGTTTGTGAATGGAGCCATCAGGATTTAACTTGGTTCTGTAAACCCATTTAACTCCTATCACATTTTTATCTTTAGGTCTTTGAGTGAGTTCCCATGTACCATTTTTATTAATGGCCAGCAGCTCCTCCTTCATTGCATCTTTCCATTCTGTTATCAATGAAGCTTCTTCAAAACTAGAAGGTTCATTCacaacaaaattgcaattttcatAAACTTCAGACAGAGATTTGCTCTTTAGAATTGGGGAATCAGATTCAGCTATCtgattttcatcttcatttgtTGTGTGCTCTTGTTTGTCATGAGCACTTTCAGCAGATTTTGTACTTCTTTGAACCTCATAATTTTCCCAATCCCAATATGCATTTTCATCAACATCAATGTCTCTGCTGATCACAATTTGTTTTGTCTTCAAGTTGTACACTCTATAACCTTTGGAGCTTGCTGCATAACCCAAAAAAATCCCCATTTCAGCTTTGTCATCCAATTTGGATCTTTTTGCTGCTACAACATGAACATAACATATTGATCCAAAGACCTTCAAATGTTTGGCTGAAGGCTTCACACCTATCCATGCCTCAATTGGTGTTTTCCCTTGAACAGCCCTTGTTGGCAGCCTATTCAAGAGATACACTGCTGTATAAACAGCTTCAGCCCAAAAGCTTTTTGGTAATTGCTTTTCAGCAATCAAACATCTTGCCATCTCCATAACTGTTCTGTTTTTCCTCTCAAACTCCATTTTGCTGAGGTGTGTAGCTCACTGTCAGCTGATGCACAATGCCCATATCttcacaaaacaaattaaattcattGGAAGTATACTCCTTTCCGTTGTCAGATCTCAAAGCTTTGATTTTGCAGCCACTTTGAGATTCCACCATAGCTCTAAACTTTTTGAAGACATTAAAAGTTTGAGCTTTACTTGTCAGAAAATACACCCATGTCATCCTAGtcaaatcatcaataaacaaTAGAAAGTACTTGTTGTGGCTAAGAGAAGGCACACTCATAGGACCACACAAGTCGGTATGAACAAGCTCCAATTTTTCCTTTGCTCGTGTAACATTTGTTGACTGAAAGGACTTTCTATGCATTTTTCCAAGTTGACAAGcatcacataaatcattaaTACAATTAATTTCTGGCATGTCTCTCACCATATCATGAGATTGCAGAaattttaatgcattaaaattaaaatgaccaTATCTTTTGTGCCATAGTGCAGAATCATCATGTTTGGAAACAAGTGCTGTTTGATTCACTTGATTCAAActtaatggaaaactatttcCACACATTTCAACCTTCACAACTTCAGAATCAGTTGAATCCATTATGAcacaaacattatttttaaaggaaattgAATATCCTTTCTTCAATAACTGAGCAACACTTAGCAAATTTTGACTCAGATCTGGAATCAACAAAACATCATGGATATATTTTGGACCTTTGCTAGTGTGAACAGAAACAATACCTTTTCCTTTGGCCTGCACATATTTTCCATTTCCAATCTTCACTTTGGTTTGTACAGCTTTGTCCAAAGAGGTGAAGAGACTTGGTTCATTTGCCATGTGGATTGTGCACCCACTATCAACATACCATACATCTTTAGAAGAAGAGCTACATGTATGAGTGGCCATAAACAAGTGATCTTCATGGGCTTGTTCATCAGTGAAGTTAACCTGATGTGCATGTTGTGGTTGAGATTGGTTTTGTTTTAATCGACAAAACTTCTCTCTATGACCCCATCGATTACAGTGATTGCATTTAATTTGGGGCTTTCCCTTATAAAAGCAGTCTTTTGTCAAGTGATTTGTTCTTTTACAAGTTAGACAAGGAGGGAACTTGTCCTTTGCTGCAGATTCACTTGAACTACCATCATCTTTGTTCTTTCCTTTTTGATCACCACCATGTTTGTAGTTCTTTTTCTTCTGTCCAACTCCAAACTGCTTGTGTTTGGCCTGAAAAGCACCATCAGAAACATCATCCATTCTCATAGAGAATCTTTGTTCATGAGCTGTCAATTTGCTGACCATCTCAGAAACAGTTAGTTTCTTGAGATCACATGACTCTTCAATAGCAGCAActttggcttcaaatttgtcgGGTAAGCTGATCAGCATCTTTTCCACTACTTTGCTGTCATCTACAACCTCACCATGAAGTCTCATTTGATTCACCAAGTGAGATAGTTTTGAGGTGTATTCTTTGACAGATTCATGTTCCTTCATTTTCAGCATTTCAAACTCCCTTTTAAGAGTCAATAACTTTATGGATCTTACCCTTTCATCACCAGCATACCTTTCGTTCAGCTCATCCCATATTTGTTTGGCTGTTTCGAGATGCATGATTCCCGTAAACACATCATCTGCCAAGGCTGAATGCAGAACTGAAACCGCTTTCTCCTTCTTCAATTTCTCCTCCTCATGGTGTTTCATTTGAGCTACTGTGGGATTAGCTTGCAGTGGTGGAACCTGCTTGTCTTCATCTACATAATCCCATAAGCCAAAAGACTTCAAACATGATTTCATTTTGACAACCCATATGTGATAACTTTCCCCAGAAAATTGAGGGACAGTAATTACAACATTACTACCAGAAGCCATTTGATTTCTAACAAGTTTTCTGggtgtgtttttctttttctcacaGCCTCTAAGAACactgctctgataccactgttagCTTTTGTAATGGCAGCAGAAGCAATAAGCtcaaaaacagaaaacagaaattagagaagaaaagaaatggaAGAGAAAGGGACAATAACAATGTTTACTATGctgcaaattttttatatatcatcCATACATCCTTCTTACATACTTATAGCCAAATACTTAGTAATAACTCAGTCTATGTTTAGCTGATGTCATATGACATAAACCTACTTAACTTGCAGATAACCTTACTTGTGCAGCATAGTTTTACTAAcaaaacaagttaaaataattacacacatAAGCAATAAAGTAACATAAACAATAAAGTATAAAGAAAAGTTTTATAGGTCAATTAGTCAACACACAGTAACCATACATGCACTACTTATGATTTCTGTGAAGCAGGCACTGCAGCTGttatgaaatttatatttttcaactcTGCATCTTtctttgcttctctatgtgtgGTGTTGGTTCTCATCAGTGGATTTCCACTTGGGAATAAGGCCGTGATGGGGATTTTAACAGATTTAATGATAATTGCTGTCACATTCATGTTGCTCACATACATGTGGGCACTTGGATTGATTAGTCCTAATCATGTTTGCTATAGAATTCGCAAACTGGGATATGTTTTGGTTGGTACTTGGTCTTTCTTACTTCTAGTTGTTGTTTTGCATTAGGAAAAAACTCGTTGAGTCAGAATTCTCCTAATCAGTATGATTGTATATTGCTGAACTACTAACTTCATAATTGCAGAGAATGAAGTAAGGGCAGTCCGGTGTGTATTGTACTGTTGATTGCTTATGcaaatttattttggttttttttttatcatttccaaGATTTTAAATTGTAGGATAAGTGAACTTCTTGATGTTATGTTCTCCAAAAATAAGCATGGTCACGGAGATGAAACAAATGTAAAATTCAAACAGATTATATTCtcacaaaattaaaagtaaaagcAAATGTGCTAGGTTCAAAGTAATTTCAGCAAAGacaaaattcattcattcatcgtTAAGAATTAAGATACAAGTCCAAATACTAGAACCACAGGACTAAGCATTCAACCAGATCTAAGACTactaaatttatattaaccAGATTTAGAACTAAATCGACCAGAACAAACtaaaccctaaatttaaccACCGAAACCGTAGAGAGTCCTTCCCTGCCTCTTGAGAGCATACACAACATCCATGGCGGTAACAGTTTTCCTCCTAGCATGCTCAGTGTAAGTAACAGCATCACGAATCACATTCTCAAGAAAGATCTTGAGAACACCGCGAGTCTCTTCGTAGATGAGACCGCTGATTCTCTTCACACCACCACGCCTTGCAAGACGACGAATCGCAGGCTTGGTTATGCCTTGGATGTTGTCGCGAAGAACCTTTCTGTGCCTCTTTGCTCCTCCCTTTCCCAATCCCTTTCCTCCTTTTCCACGACCTGACATTTTTGCAGAGAATGaagaaaatggatttttcttAAGATTATGAAATTACTAGAAGATTGATTTTTGAATGTGTGTGATGCTGTTTCCTCAATTAGGCTTTTATACGAAGATTTGAAGAGTATTGCGAGTTGGATGGGACGTGTTAGCCGTTGATTATAATTTAATCAACGGATGAAGATGGCGATCCGTGTCGTCTCGTATGGTTTGTGCGCAACCGTTGATAATTTGAGATGGACGGTTTTCTTCTTTCAAGTTGTGATGCTGGAATAACTCGTTCCTCACGGATCGATGACGTGGCAGAGTGTTTCTCGCGGATTCATTTTTAACGATTGAAATGAATGAACCGGATTTCAAATCCGCGCACATGACtccaatagtttatgtttttccttaaagaaaaattattatatttaaaca containing:
- the LOC11446476 gene encoding ankyrin repeat-containing protein BDA1 — encoded protein: MEILQDDTMRELYNASLNRSVSSLRTLIQRNPLILSKVSLYPFSITPLHIASLLGNFEFCQILLDIDPNLASEVNLEGRCPLHLVSAKRYTKIVRAILLTNSKTCFIRDKDDKIPIHFAAMRGRVEAIKELNSVMPETEIIKVMFETDDHGSILHLCVRYNHLEALKILVKLVRGNHRLRFLSVKDKEVYGFLKYRSKEQSPNYLTPLDSYK
- the LOC11446477 gene encoding uncharacterized protein, with amino-acid sequence MTMSQNISSAQQDHMLSPHNDSPQPQLLPTQTSPDGTCLRTSAQHTQGNWIDKKTKEQSMVAATVIATMTFQSVISPPGGVWQEDTKHSVSFCNGSRSNKLKNRKQKLEKKRNGRERDNNNVYYAANFLYIIHTSFLHTYSQILKTVSFLRSHDSSIAATLASNLSDSCSFIFSISNSLLRVNNFMDLTLSSPAYLSFSSSHICLAVSRCMIPVNTSSAKAECRTETAFSFFNFSSSCNHTCTTYDFCEAGTAAVMKFIFFNSASFFASLCVVLVLISGFPLGNKAVMGILTDLMIIAVTFMLLTYMWALGLISPNHVCYRIRKLGYVLVGTWSFLLLVVVLH
- the LOC11446478 gene encoding histone H4; amino-acid sequence: MSGRGKGGKGLGKGGAKRHRKVLRDNIQGITKPAIRRLARRGGVKRISGLIYEETRGVLKIFLENVIRDAVTYTEHARRKTVTAMDVVYALKRQGRTLYGFGG